A section of the Chelmon rostratus isolate fCheRos1 chromosome 16, fCheRos1.pri, whole genome shotgun sequence genome encodes:
- the LOC121619126 gene encoding zinc finger protein 135-like isoform X1 has translation MDPHHQRLDAVLKPEAKQRRADVQQLLMSKDKVPPEGTPHIKEEQDGLEEADITKFTFSPVPVKSEGGEGEDVQQLLGRKDEDPPEQQACSPSLDQEVSPELHIKEEQEELWTSHSESVSNSNRGHLRPDANNKTSDSPELKTEDSDDDWTETTEPQSFLKSLKIIEVPVGDKRRKTAKKTYSCSECGKIFGRSPHLKIHLRTHTGEKPFSCSFCGKSFTQKVNLTYHMSVHTGEKRFSCRFCDERFTWYTQLKSHQCVCEPSLLHQSEREEGPEPESAEKSFSCSECGKIFSRKDNLNIHMRIHTGERPFSCSVCAKSFKHGGHLTQHMSVHTKENRFSCAGCDRRFTWLYQLKRHKCGNESSQLHELWTSREGEQLRGPEGADITPVPVKSEEEDEEKPQSSQLHQRQTEQMETEADGLDRGGPEPDRPDADDKTEEFKVDISDDGWMEASEPQSGLKSVKADTRCNTGKKSFSCSECGKIFGRKEHLQTHVRIHTGERPFSCSACGKTFGCKRSLLGHMTSHTGEKPFRCSQCGKRFGRMVNLKTHERLHTGERPFTCPFCSKGFTQKVHMTQHMAVHTGEKQFSCSICDKKFTWLSGFRRHKCGSEQSELDESQAEENPEAEPGEKPFCCRLCGNRFNHKHNLKAHMRIHTGEKPFGCSVCGKGFTASGALKKHLRTHSGEKPFGCSVCGVRFTQGGNLKRHMAQHAGETREKPFVCSVCGKSFTQVSNMKRHMTQHVAAEPAPSREAGREAAIGSNLTEDQREDATSQLITDRTHD, from the coding sequence acGTCCAGCAGCTGTTGGGACGTAAAGACGAGgatcctcctgagcagcaggCGTGTAGTCCCAGTCTGGACCAGGAGGTGTCACCAGAGCTGcacattaaagaggaacaggaggagctgtggaccAGTCACTCAGAGTCAGTCTCGAACTCAAACAGGGGACATTTACGACCTGATGCAAACAACAAGACTTCAGACTCTCCAGAACTGAAAACTGAAGACAGCGATGATGATTGGACGGAGACCACAGAACCTCAGTCTTTTTTAAAGTCGTTGAAAATTATCGAAGTCCCTGTCGGTGATAAGAGACGCAAAACTGCCAAGAAAACCTACAGCTGCTCCGAGTGCGGCAAGATATTTGGCCGCAGCCCACATCTAAAGATACACCTGAGAACTCACACAGGTGAGAAACCGTTCAGCTGCTCCTTCTGCGGCAAAAGTTTTACACAAAAGGTAAATCTGACGTACCACATGTCCGTCCACACGGGAGAGAAACGGTTCAGCTGCCGCTTCTGCGACGAGAGGTTCACGTGGTACACGCAGCTGAAGagtcatcagtgtgtttgtgagccaTCGCTGCTTCAtcagagcgagagggaggagggTCCAGAACCGGAGTCTGCCGAGAAGTCTTTCAGCTGCTCCGAGTGCGGAAAGATCTTCAGCCGGAAGGACAACCTGAACATCCACATGAGAATCCACACGGGAGAGAGGCCGTTCAGCTGCTCCGTTTGTGCCAAAAGCTTCAAACACGGGGGACATCTGACGCAGCACATGTCCGTCCACACCAAGGAGAACAGGTTCAGCTGCGCTGGGTGTGACCGGAGATTCACCTGGCTGTATCAGCTCAAAAGACACAAGTGTGGCAACGAGTCCTCGCAGCTTCACGAACTCTGGACGAGTcgggagggagagcagcttcGAGGGCCGGAGGGGGCCGATATCACTCCTGTCcctgtgaagagtgaagaagaggatgaagagaaacctcagtcctcacagcttcatcagagacaaactgaacagatgGAGACTGAAGCTGATGGACTGGACCGTGGAGGACCAGAACCAGATAGACCTGATGCTGATGATAAGACTGAGGAGTTTAAGGTTGATATCAGTGATGATGGTTGGATGGAGGCCAGTGAACCTCAGTCAGGTTTAAAGTCTGTGAAGGCTGACACAAGGTGTAACACCGGCAAGAAATCGTTCAGCTGCTCTGAATGTGGGAAAATATTTGGCCGGAAGGAACATCTGCAGACACATGTGAGGATTCACACCGGAGAGAGACCCTTCAGCTGCTCCGCCTGCGGGAAAACATTCGGCTGCAAGAGGTCGCTGCTGGGCCACATGACGAGCCACACCGGGGAGAAGCCCTTCCGCTGCTCTCAGTGTGGGAAGAGATTCGGCCGAATGGTGAATCTGAAGACCCACGAGAGGCTTCACACCGGCGAGCGACCGTTCACCTGCCCGTTCTGCAGTAAAGGCTTCACACAGAAGGTTCACATGACTCAACACATGGCCGTCCACACGGGGGAGAAgcagttcagctgcagcatttgCGATAAAAAATTCACCTGGCTTTCGGGGTTCAGGCGACATAAATGCGGCAGCGAGCAGTCGGAGCTCGACGAGAGCCAGGCCGAGGAGAACCCGGAGGCGGAACCGGGTGAGAAACCGTTCTGCTGCCGTCTGTGTGGGAACAGATTCAACCACAAGCACAATCTGAAGGCTCACATGAGGATTCACACGGGAGAGAAACCGTTCGGCTGCTCCGTCTGCGGGAAAGGCTTCACCGCGAGCGGAGCTCTGAAGAAACACCTGAGAACTCACTCAGGTGAGAAACCGTTCGGCTGCTCCGTGTGTGGCGTCAGATTCACACAGGGAGGAAACCTGAAGCGACACATGGCGCAGCACGCGGGGGAGACCCGCGAGAAACCGTTCGTCTGCTCGGTCTGCGGTAAAAGCTTCACACAGGTGTCAAACATGAAGCGACACATGACGCAGCACGTCGCCGCTGAGCCAGCTCCGTCACGGGAGGCAGGAAGGGAAGCCGCGATTGGTTCAAACCTGACGGAGGATCAGCGGGAAGACGCCACGAGTCAGCTGATCACTGACAGGACTCAcgactga
- the LOC121619126 gene encoding zinc finger protein 135-like isoform X2, with product MDPHHQRLDAVLKPEAKQRRADVQQLLGRKDEDPPEQQACSPSLDQEVSPELHIKEEQEELWTSHSESVSNSNRGHLRPDANNKTSDSPELKTEDSDDDWTETTEPQSFLKSLKIIEVPVGDKRRKTAKKTYSCSECGKIFGRSPHLKIHLRTHTGEKPFSCSFCGKSFTQKVNLTYHMSVHTGEKRFSCRFCDERFTWYTQLKSHQCVCEPSLLHQSEREEGPEPESAEKSFSCSECGKIFSRKDNLNIHMRIHTGERPFSCSVCAKSFKHGGHLTQHMSVHTKENRFSCAGCDRRFTWLYQLKRHKCGNESSQLHELWTSREGEQLRGPEGADITPVPVKSEEEDEEKPQSSQLHQRQTEQMETEADGLDRGGPEPDRPDADDKTEEFKVDISDDGWMEASEPQSGLKSVKADTRCNTGKKSFSCSECGKIFGRKEHLQTHVRIHTGERPFSCSACGKTFGCKRSLLGHMTSHTGEKPFRCSQCGKRFGRMVNLKTHERLHTGERPFTCPFCSKGFTQKVHMTQHMAVHTGEKQFSCSICDKKFTWLSGFRRHKCGSEQSELDESQAEENPEAEPGEKPFCCRLCGNRFNHKHNLKAHMRIHTGEKPFGCSVCGKGFTASGALKKHLRTHSGEKPFGCSVCGVRFTQGGNLKRHMAQHAGETREKPFVCSVCGKSFTQVSNMKRHMTQHVAAEPAPSREAGREAAIGSNLTEDQREDATSQLITDRTHD from the coding sequence acGTCCAGCAGCTGTTGGGACGTAAAGACGAGgatcctcctgagcagcaggCGTGTAGTCCCAGTCTGGACCAGGAGGTGTCACCAGAGCTGcacattaaagaggaacaggaggagctgtggaccAGTCACTCAGAGTCAGTCTCGAACTCAAACAGGGGACATTTACGACCTGATGCAAACAACAAGACTTCAGACTCTCCAGAACTGAAAACTGAAGACAGCGATGATGATTGGACGGAGACCACAGAACCTCAGTCTTTTTTAAAGTCGTTGAAAATTATCGAAGTCCCTGTCGGTGATAAGAGACGCAAAACTGCCAAGAAAACCTACAGCTGCTCCGAGTGCGGCAAGATATTTGGCCGCAGCCCACATCTAAAGATACACCTGAGAACTCACACAGGTGAGAAACCGTTCAGCTGCTCCTTCTGCGGCAAAAGTTTTACACAAAAGGTAAATCTGACGTACCACATGTCCGTCCACACGGGAGAGAAACGGTTCAGCTGCCGCTTCTGCGACGAGAGGTTCACGTGGTACACGCAGCTGAAGagtcatcagtgtgtttgtgagccaTCGCTGCTTCAtcagagcgagagggaggagggTCCAGAACCGGAGTCTGCCGAGAAGTCTTTCAGCTGCTCCGAGTGCGGAAAGATCTTCAGCCGGAAGGACAACCTGAACATCCACATGAGAATCCACACGGGAGAGAGGCCGTTCAGCTGCTCCGTTTGTGCCAAAAGCTTCAAACACGGGGGACATCTGACGCAGCACATGTCCGTCCACACCAAGGAGAACAGGTTCAGCTGCGCTGGGTGTGACCGGAGATTCACCTGGCTGTATCAGCTCAAAAGACACAAGTGTGGCAACGAGTCCTCGCAGCTTCACGAACTCTGGACGAGTcgggagggagagcagcttcGAGGGCCGGAGGGGGCCGATATCACTCCTGTCcctgtgaagagtgaagaagaggatgaagagaaacctcagtcctcacagcttcatcagagacaaactgaacagatgGAGACTGAAGCTGATGGACTGGACCGTGGAGGACCAGAACCAGATAGACCTGATGCTGATGATAAGACTGAGGAGTTTAAGGTTGATATCAGTGATGATGGTTGGATGGAGGCCAGTGAACCTCAGTCAGGTTTAAAGTCTGTGAAGGCTGACACAAGGTGTAACACCGGCAAGAAATCGTTCAGCTGCTCTGAATGTGGGAAAATATTTGGCCGGAAGGAACATCTGCAGACACATGTGAGGATTCACACCGGAGAGAGACCCTTCAGCTGCTCCGCCTGCGGGAAAACATTCGGCTGCAAGAGGTCGCTGCTGGGCCACATGACGAGCCACACCGGGGAGAAGCCCTTCCGCTGCTCTCAGTGTGGGAAGAGATTCGGCCGAATGGTGAATCTGAAGACCCACGAGAGGCTTCACACCGGCGAGCGACCGTTCACCTGCCCGTTCTGCAGTAAAGGCTTCACACAGAAGGTTCACATGACTCAACACATGGCCGTCCACACGGGGGAGAAgcagttcagctgcagcatttgCGATAAAAAATTCACCTGGCTTTCGGGGTTCAGGCGACATAAATGCGGCAGCGAGCAGTCGGAGCTCGACGAGAGCCAGGCCGAGGAGAACCCGGAGGCGGAACCGGGTGAGAAACCGTTCTGCTGCCGTCTGTGTGGGAACAGATTCAACCACAAGCACAATCTGAAGGCTCACATGAGGATTCACACGGGAGAGAAACCGTTCGGCTGCTCCGTCTGCGGGAAAGGCTTCACCGCGAGCGGAGCTCTGAAGAAACACCTGAGAACTCACTCAGGTGAGAAACCGTTCGGCTGCTCCGTGTGTGGCGTCAGATTCACACAGGGAGGAAACCTGAAGCGACACATGGCGCAGCACGCGGGGGAGACCCGCGAGAAACCGTTCGTCTGCTCGGTCTGCGGTAAAAGCTTCACACAGGTGTCAAACATGAAGCGACACATGACGCAGCACGTCGCCGCTGAGCCAGCTCCGTCACGGGAGGCAGGAAGGGAAGCCGCGATTGGTTCAAACCTGACGGAGGATCAGCGGGAAGACGCCACGAGTCAGCTGATCACTGACAGGACTCAcgactga